A segment of the Acidimicrobiales bacterium genome:
ACGGTGCCCGTGGCCGCTGGTGGTCGCCGACGACCTCGCCGAGCTCGACCCGCCCGACCCGGCCGAGGTGACGCGCCTGCGCCGCTGGGACCCCGAAGGCCTGTTCCTGCGACCCGACGCCTGACGAGACCGCCCTCAGCCGAGGATGCGGTCGTCCCACCCCGCGGCGACCGTGCCCCGCCCGCGCGACAGCGAACCGCCCACGTAGTTGCGCTGGGCCTCCACCGTCCCGGCGCCGATGCACAGACCGCGGATGTCGCGGTACGCCCGCTCCACCGGGTACTCGTGGCTGTACCCGTAGCCGCCGTGGATCTGGATGGCCTCGTCGCAGACGTACTTCGCGGCGAGGTTGGCGGCCGACTTGGCCAGCGCCGTCTCCATCGCCGGCGGGGTGCCGCCCTCGCCGGCCAGGCGCACCGCCCGACCCAACAGGAGCCGGGCCCCCTCGAGCTGCACCGCCATGTCGGCCAGCTTCCACTGGAGGCCCTGGAGCTCGGCGATCGGCCGTCCGTTCAGCTCCCGGTCGTTCATGTAGCGGATCGAGTGCTCGAGGGCGCCCTGGGCGGCACCGACGCACATCGAGGCGTTGCCGCACCGCTCGTGGTTGAGGTGGGCGAGCAGCACCTTGAACGCGTCGGTGGTGGCCGGGTCGCCGGCGAGGAGCACGTCGTCGGCGGTGACCTCCACCGCGTCGAAGGCGATCTCGGCCTCGGTGGCGGCGTGGATGCCCATGCCCTCGTGGCGGCCCGTGACCGAGACGCCGTCGCGGTCCATGGGCACGACGACCGCACCGATGCCCTTGGCCCCCTCACCCCCCGGCCAGCGGCACCACACCAGCACGCCGGCGGCCACGTGGCCGAGCGTGGAGTAGTTCTTGTACCCGTCGAGGCGCCAGCGGCCCGGGCCGTCGTCGGTGAGCGAGGCCCGCATGTTCTGCACCGCCGAGCCGGCGTCGGGTTCGGTGATGCCGATGCTGAGGATCGCCTCGCCGGAGGCCACCGCCGGCAGCCACCGCTCCTTCAACCCGTCACCACCGAGGTGCTCGATGCCCCGCGACGGGCCGTTGAAGGCGAGCTGGCACACCACCGCGGTGGATACGTCGTGGCGGGCGATCTCCTCGAGGACGATCGACGCCTCGACGTCGCCGTAGCCGAGCCCGCCCCACCGCTCCCCGATCGTGACCCCGAACAGGTCGGCGGCGGCGAGGGCCTTGATCGCCTCGGGCTGGAGCTCGTAGGAGGCGTCGCCCTGGCGGGCCCGGGGGGCCACCTCGCGGCGGGCCACCTCG
Coding sequences within it:
- a CDS encoding acyl-CoA dehydrogenase family protein, whose translation is MTRTSDSTCHEIEVVVVAKATGVDPFAETEDQAALRALAREVARREVAPRARQGDASYELQPEAIKALAAADLFGVTIGERWGGLGYGDVEASIVLEEIARHDVSTAVVCQLAFNGPSRGIEHLGGDGLKERWLPAVASGEAILSIGITEPDAGSAVQNMRASLTDDGPGRWRLDGYKNYSTLGHVAAGVLVWCRWPGGEGAKGIGAVVVPMDRDGVSVTGRHEGMGIHAATEAEIAFDAVEVTADDVLLAGDPATTDAFKVLLAHLNHERCGNASMCVGAAQGALEHSIRYMNDRELNGRPIAELQGLQWKLADMAVQLEGARLLLGRAVRLAGEGGTPPAMETALAKSAANLAAKYVCDEAIQIHGGYGYSHEYPVERAYRDIRGLCIGAGTVEAQRNYVGGSLSRGRGTVAAGWDDRILG